Genomic DNA from Helicoverpa armigera isolate CAAS_96S chromosome 10, ASM3070526v1, whole genome shotgun sequence:
GTTCACAGGTTCCTTTTATTGGATCTCCATAATAGTTGTCAGCGCAGACATCACACAGAGGTCCAGCATAGCCTTCTTTACATTCACAGACAACATCCTTTGACTCGGGATCTAATTCACAACGATCAGCATGGCTGCTCTTATTAGGATCACCTACAACTCCAGGGCATGGACATGATCTACAAGGTATGTCAATGCCTAATCTTGGATCACCATAATATCCTTCAATGCATCTTTCACAACGGTGTCCTTCAGTAAAGTCTGTGCATTCTCTACACGCTCCTGTTTTATCGTCACATTCGATGGCGTGTCCATTACAATCACATTGTTGACAATTGGGGAAATTGAAATAGCCAGGCTGGCATAAGTCACAAGCTCGCCCATACGTATTTGCTCTACATTTACACTGTCCACTTGTTGCATCGCAGAAGTTATCGAGAGAGCCTATACTATTACAGTCACAGCGCTTACATCCAAACTTGCTGAATCCATATGTTCCGGGTGCGCAACGATCGCATCTAGCCCCAACTATATTTTCAACACATTGACAATAACCAGTATATTGATCACATTGATGGCTCTTGGATCCAGTAGGGTCACACTGACAAGATTGAGACCCGTTTCTGATGTAGAAGCCAATACTAGCatgatatttttacatatttcaggAACATTTTCTATTCAAGTCATAATAATAGGGATCGCCGCAATTAAACCTATCGAATTCTTCTCTCATTGGGTTGTTACTAGTATTGATAAAATGGAACATCATTGAAAGATGGAATAAGAACAATAGAATCTATCAATATTGATGCTCTTGAATTTGGAGAATGTCCGTCTTGACGTCCTAAATAAATGCGAATTTCGGTTTTCCTGCCTTTTTCTAAGCATACTGGTGGGGTTACTAATACACTACGTTGATTTGCCGGCAAAGTAGTATATAAAGTATCATCTTCTGGTTGAACGTTTGCACACGCGGAGTTTGGATCAATCGGGAATGGTCTTTTAACTAATATGGTTGCCTCTTCCCAACTGACAGGTGACTGCGGCTCATATCTTATTAATACGTTATAATTCATTGTTGTATCTAAATTATTAACTATAAAAACAAGTGTGCTACTTTCAGGCAGTTTCATAAAACCAGGCCCGGTCCATGTCTCCTTCCTACCGTCTGGATAGTTTTCCCTGATGACAACATGGCACAACTGACTTTGAATAGCGTTATCATCTATTTGAGAATCACATTGACTTGATTCACCTTCAATAACAATTGCATCGAGCGCTCCAACAAAGAAGTTTTGTATAGGTTGATCACAACGACGACCAGAAACATTTGGTCGACATTTACACTGTCCTGTAATCACATCACAATCCCGGTCAAATGAACCACCAACATCGCAATCACAAGGTTGACAACCATCATCACTGTCCGACAACCCGTAAAATTCGGGTAAACACTGATCACAATTTCTTCCAATAACGTGTCGTTTGCAGAAACATTTGCCAGTTTCTGCATCGCATCCCCTTTCGTTGACTGTACCTAAGTTATTACAAGTACAAGACTCACATCCCTCAGGATTAAGAGGATCAAAGTTCCAATACCCTTCACTACATCTATCACACCTCGGCCCGTCAACGTATTTCTTGCAAAGACAGCGCCCTGCTGTTTTGTTGTTGGCAACATCTGTTTCATCATCACAAAGTATTTCTTTATCTGTTGAGCCTTCTGGATCGCAGTCGCAAGCTTTACATATATCTGGACTCTGGATATCTAAGTTAGGGTCTTTATAAAACTTCGGTTTACAACGTTCGCAATTTACACCCATAGTATTATGCTGACAATTATCACAAACACCTCCACTTATTTTGCCCGTTTTATTGTAAACTGCAGGGTCGAAATGACAAGTTGTTGCATGATTATTACATGTGCACCTCTTACAAGCATTGGAAGTTTTGCCAACTGCAGGTTGCCACGGAAGGTCATTGTAAAAGTCCTCACAGTATTCACAGTTCAGGCCACGAGTATTATGCGTACATTCACAGCGTCCGTGTACCATATTGTTTTTCGATTCTACTCCTGGCATTGGTAAGCAACGAGATGCGTGCCCATAACAGGAACAAGATCCTCTAACTGTCATTTCATAAATGGAATAATAATACTCTTGTATTTCAGCCCGATTATCCAGTTTATCATCACCCAGAGTATGCAGTTTTGTGAAATTTATTCGAAGATTGGTCATCCGTAATAAATTTTGCACTTCTTCCGAGTAAGGGTTGGTCACGTTTATATTTGGTGGCAAGACTCTGAATATCACTTCACCTTCTGTTGATGGAGATACGCCAGAGTAACGCGATTCACAAACCACTTCGGTCAAAGAGCGCTGCGTATGCTTCGGTACACCAGGGAAATAATCATCGCAATTGTGGGCAAAGTATCGATACACGCGCCAAGTTTTTCCAAAGTCAAAGACCCTCTACCAACATAGCAGCAGGTCGAAAAGTTTTGAATTGTATTATCAAATGCGTAAGATGAAATTCAGCTTCCATATTCAGTTGTACGGTCACATTTTCTTTGCCATTTTCAGACTGCCACCAGGATTTGGTTCGTGTTCCCGGATAGTATTTGTAGATAATGTTTTGAATCCGATGATTTAGAAAAGGATTGTGAATGGTGCTGTTGGTTGAATCACACCAAAAGCATTTTTTTGGTTCCAAATGCGACACAATGCAGTAACGTTCACGTCCCATTCCACCACACGTGGAGGATGCGAAGAGTCTCGATTCACGGCCAATGAGCAGGTTGCCTGTGGCCGGGTAACAGGAGCTTAGTTCACACGAACGATCGTAAAGGCTGGGGTTGGCGCGGAGGTCGCGCTCCTGCTGTACACAGCGGCGCCGCCGGCGATAAGCGCCGAGAAGATAAACAAAGCGCGCAGAGCCATGGCGCGGTCCGGCTCTCCGCGCGCCGCTTACTGCACTGGTTGCCGCTTTGGGCCGAGACACTCGCGCTGCCGCACACCCCCGCCTACCCGCTGCCCTACATACACAGGACCGAACTTGAGACCAAACAAATATTTGCTGAATGCATAAAAGTTCTAACAGGGTTTATCCGTATGTCATTAATGGGCCTTGTTATAATTGATCCTATTTTTAAGTTTACATATCCGGAAGCATCAAATAGCGACATCTATAAAAAACGGAGATCTAAATACATTctataattgtttaattatcaCCAGTTTTACACAcagataacttttatcataattattttactttttcttttgcgAATAGTCGAAGTTAACTAACGTCTACCATTTTGTTTGGAGCTTAATTTAAAGCTCACGTAGGAAAAACCGGTATTTCTTATGTGGAATGCGGCCCTGTGCGAGGCGACGACCGCCCCGCCCGCACGCCTCGCTCGTGCCGTTCTCCGAATCGGGCACTAAGCAACAAAATAACATAGCATTTTGGATTTTTGTTTTGGTCATTATTATGGCAACAAGCTTCCTTGTAATCTCACCTGACGACTGAATATTACTTAAGCAAGTACAACTTAGTTTTGTGTGTTGTCTAACATCCAATTTTTGGCTTATCCATAAGTAGCAACCCAACTTTTTAGTTTGAGACTTGACTTTATAAGTCGTTAATGatgaacaataaattataaacatgcGAGTATTAAACTCTTTCGGTTATTTCACGCTGTGTCCGATACGGCCACTCGCTTCGTCAGAGCCGGCCTTCCGCCCTACACATCCGCCGCTGATAATACATTCGCGATCTAAATGACCCGACCACCCAGACCAAAAAGAAGCACACCAGTATTAAGTATTTCTATGTATTTCAACAGTTTGTAAGTTATTTCTTTGCTAATCTATGATACCGTTTTAAAGGGTAATTTGAGTTTTAGGAATCCCTACATTCCTAGCATCTAAACAACACAATATAGTTACCTATTGTCATAGAGAAGACGGAGTTTCTAATGAAGGTAACGTGGTTTCACAAATCCTAACAGTTTGTGTAATTCGACAGTGCCCGTAAAAAGCAATAAACTCAAATAAAGGACCCCGGAGCTGTTTAATGATCTGGACAAAAGAGATTTGTGTACGCTTCAATTCTACAATGTGCCTACACACTGTGAAAAGGTTGCTACTCTATGGTTCACATAACTAAATCAGTAATCAGATTCAAGACTAGAATAATTTTGGTGCCCTCATTAGAATCAATGAAAATTCACAAATCCCAGATTAATTAAACACTCTATCATATCATAGGTAGCTTTCTAAAATATGATAACAATAtactaatgaaaaaaaaattacaagaaatctTTTATCTATGCATCTCCTAACATACCTCGTGTGAAACAAGAACCTTTATACTAGTTAGAAGTTCCACTGTTGTTAGCACATACTTAGTCCTAATGAATACATTGCGGTTTCTCAATAGAGCATTGGTTTTTTCTTTGTGGAAGGCCTACAAAGTTTTTATTGCCAATAAATATAGAACCGAATATATCTAGCTAATGGTAATTCAATTTGTTACCTCTTATATGGaatcatacaaaaaaattaaggacGTGGCGGTGATATAAAGACCAATGTGctatacaaaaaacattttgtatggTCGCTCATTTGACATTTTATGAATCATCGGCCCCATCAGCTTTTTGTAGGGGTGGTAAATATCATACCGTAAAGCTTTACCGCCATGAACATAGGTTCTGCGTTTTAGTTTGTTTCTTGAGCTGAACACTGATAAATATAACGACAGTACAAGACCATTTCTAATTATAATTCGGGTACATtcaaattcatataaaatgaCGTCATTACCGGGTGAGTTGGATTGAATAGCTAGCGGCCCCTTAACTATTCAGATAACTTGTTACAATTTCAACAGTTTTGACGATAACCTCTTATCAGTGCCAAGACTAGAAACGgtttgtataattataaaaacatcacCATTGAGGACAATACGATACCTACCCACGCGATGAGACCTCGTGATCGTGATTCAACTATTAAATCATTTGACTATTAATTTGTGGATTTACGGATAACGTTAACGTAACATTTATATTAGGGAGgaattgctttattattttctcttcCTCCGTCGTACTTGATGACCGCCAGAAGCAGATTCTTAATAATTCCAGAAGTGGAAGAAATGAAAAATTCATCTGGGTGATGGTTCATGGTTCACCCATCGCCTTCATTCATTGCCAGGATTcaaagataaacaaagagtAGGTAACAGGAGGTACCtaaaaggtaggtaaataaaattgtttagcGAACAAGATATAGATATAAGTAAAAATGGTAATGGATCATGGAAATAAAAGGACAATAACCGATCCCTACCAATAGATCTTCAAATCAGTCTCAAAATTGggctcttaaaaataaaaagtaattaaataaacaagaatTCGGTAAACAATCGTAAAGAACACGACAGTAACGCTGTGAATGAACGCTTCCCCGCCGATAAGGGTTCATTTCTCAAAAGGCGGTTACGATGTCAAAGTTCATACGAGATAAACACTTGGCTACTGATCCGATCTATTATCGCACTGTTGCTGTACATTCGCTGCTGGACATgtttagcattttattttatttctgttaaaatTAGTTACTGACTGTTACAACAGGCTATGTCTAAATGCAAAGTTTGGTATACTGTTTCGGTAAAGCTCGGCTACTAATAGAGGCACTTCGAGTTTCAACGTAAGTAGCCCCTTTAGGTTTGGTCAGTAAAACAAGCTCTACCGCTTCGATTTTGTcctaaaaaagtaagtaaactGTAAAAGTAGGGGTAATGAAAGGGAAAACTAGGCTAGGCTACACAATGCCTTTAGTGACCATAAATATGAATCTGGGTCCTGATTATTGATCGTTCCTGTTTGAACTAACTCACGTGAAACTCTATTTTGATATTGGTCATGTTTTTCTTCTCTTCTTTAACTCGATTAAAAACGATTAATTCGTAAgccacagttttttttctactatCAAAGAGTAATTAAAACTTCAAACAGGATGGCGATCTAATATTATCCACCGACTTTATGGTGTGGCAAGGAAGGGAATAATCATAAAATTCTCGTTTGACGCATTACCTCACTGCGTACGTCGTTGACCGAAGCCAAAGAAAGGGCTCTATACATCGTGTCGCATTCCACTGACACAAGAATACTTTCATTTGATAATATTACAGATATAGTCATGTCTATTTGTTATACTTGGAGATCAATTCCATTCACCGATTATCTTCTAATCTAGTCCTCTATTTATACTTCGGCTAACCCTTTCAAGTATGTCTTgcttgtttttagggttccgtagccaaaatggcaaaaacggaacccttatagtttcgtcatgtccgtctgtccgtctgtccgtctgtccgtctgtcacagccgatttactcggaaactataagtactacagtgatgaaatttgatgggaatatgtgttgtatgaaccgctacaaaaatatgacactaaatagtaaaaagaattggggtggcccccatacatgtaactgagggatgaaattttttttcgatgtacatacccgtgtgggtatcaatggaaaggtcttttaaaatgatataaagttttctaaaaacattttcttaaagtgaacggttttgagatatcagctcaaagtcgtaaaagtatCCCCCtctttttataactacgggtataaaattctaaaaaaaagtgaGGCATgcattaactctttcaacgatttttggtttgatcaaagtatctcttatagtttttgagataggttgatttaactgtaatttacggaacccttcgtgcacgagtccgactcgcacttggccggttttttttttatatgtcaaTTCTAAAGCATGTAGAGATAATTTGAAAGCAGAATACTTGTTTCAGTAGGCAATTAAATAGCACTATCTTGTCgcctaattttataacaatgatGTTAGCGTCAGGACAGCGACCCCGCGTTATCAGGGCAGCTTTACATCCTCAATAGCTAATCTAAGCTTGCTGTACCAACTAACTGAAATCACTTTAGAGTTTCATCATCTCACAGAACTATGCGAGGCAGAAGGCGTATGCAGTGTTATTACGGTATCGGCATTTTACTGCACTACACTGATTGCGGTCAAAGAGAGTCCAAATGCTGTATTTGTGTCAGCAAATAATTATGATTCATTTAGAGGTAAGTTTGAAATACCAACTTTAATACATAGATAGCTTTATATGCTTTAGCTTCTATGAACTAACTAACAATAGCATTTCATTGAAGTCAGGATTGAATAAGACCAGATCTACTCATAAATTAGTAACTAAAATAACCTATCGTTGTTAGCCATTATCTGCCAATAAGGCAGTAGGTAGCTTTTACCAAATATGGGTAGAGAGTTAGAGAAATACTGCTAAGTTAAAGCCGTTCCATAATGTGACTGATTTCAAAGCATATGCTTGTAgcctttttaaacggttttatttagctcaccccgtttgttttttttaacaaaacttctAAAACAGTTtccgttttattttgtaactgaatTTAAGCTTAAATTGATAGTGAAGATGCTCGATGATTGTATTGACAACTGCtgtaattaagaaaattattattggtAAAGTTGTGGCTGTTAAATGCAATAGTAAGTATTCCATGGTGCAACTATAAAACGTATGTGTACCTATGTATCCATGTACTATCCATGTGTATTCACGCGGATATTAGATTACTGTTTGTGTGTTATATTCTTCATTATCCGAACAGACACGTGACTGAGGCCAAAAGGGGAATTCCCTAAAGTTATTAGGAGATGTTATTTTTCTTGTCTATGGTCATAAAAGTTAGCGATTGAATTGTATCTTAGAATATTTATATACTACTTTACTACGTTGGTTATTAGATTGCAATGGGGTCCTAGTGTTGTTATTATTGCCAACCTTTTGAATGCAATATAACTTAGCAATTAAAcctaactgttttattttatttatgttagaaAACTAGGCCTATATAAACGCACAATACCAACTAGATGTTAACTACATCTAAAAGGTCTAGGTGGAAGTACCTAAGCAAAAACCataatcaaaacaatacaaagtaCACAGACACAACACAAAAAGCACAAGAAAACGGGAACTACGCGGAATCGGTCAAAATAGCTGGCACATCTGTCGCCCATATGTTAAGGCGAAACAAATCCTTAAAGCTTGACGTGCAACGACCTATTAAGCTATTTGTATTCGATTCAAAACACTTGCATTTATTTGTCTGCAATAGCCATGgtgaatgaaataatattctCCTCATTGTGTGATCTGCAGGTTTAATCCAAGCCTTAGTGGCTGAGTTTTCTTTAATTCGCCTGACGGCCTCTTGTGTGATATTGTAACGATTTCTACTGAGTAGTATTACCTAAATGTGACGTCATAAAAATACGAGTCCAATATCTTTTGCTAATCTAAAAGACGAACTAATTAAAATCACTATTTTTAACCCTGTTTAGATTGTTTGTCTTTTGATTTGCGGattctttaaaattttatgaagcTACACGTATTTACTCCGAGTCATTAAAATCTTATTCAGTATGCAAATCGAACAGCACATTAC
This window encodes:
- the Lanb1 gene encoding LOW QUALITY PROTEIN: laminin subunit beta-1 (The sequence of the model RefSeq protein was modified relative to this genomic sequence to represent the inferred CDS: inserted 3 bases in 2 codons; deleted 1 base in 1 codon; substituted 2 bases at 2 genomic stop codons) → MALRALFIFSALIAGGAAVYSXERDLRANPSLYDRSCELSSCYPATGNLLIGRESRLFASSTCGGMGRERYCIVSHLEPKKCFWCDSTNSTIHNPFLNHRIQNIIYKYYPGTRTKSWWQSENGKENVTVQLNMEAEFHLTHLIIQFKTFRPAAMLVXRVFDFGKTWRVYRYFAHNCDDYFPGVPKHTQRSLTEVVCESRYSGVSPSTEGEVIFRVLPPNINVTNPYSEEVQNLLRMTNLRINFTKLHTLGDDKLDNRAEIQEYYYSIYEMTVRGSCSCYGHASRCLPMPGVESKNNMVHGRCECTHNTRGLNCEYCEDFYNDLPWQPAVGKTSNACKRCTCNNHATTCHFDPAVYNKTGKISGGVCDNCQHNTMGVNCERCKPKFYKDPNLDIQSPDICKACDCDPEGSTDKEILCDDETDVANNKTAGRCLCKKYVDGPRCDRCSEGYWNFDPLNPEGCESCTCNNLGTVNERGCDAETGKCFCKRHVIGRNCDQCLPEFYGLSDSDDGCQPCDCDVGGSFDRDCDVITGQCKCRPNVSGRRCDQPIQNFFVGALDAIVIEGESSQCDSQIDDNAIQSQLCHVVIRENYPDGRKETWTGPGFMKLPESSTLVFIVNNLDTTMNYNVLIRYEPQSPVSWEEATILVKRPFPIDPNSACANVQPEDDTLYTTLPANQRSVLVTPPVCLEKGRKTEIRIYLGRQDGHSPNSRASILIDSIVLIPSFNDVPFYQTSNNPMREEFDRFNCGDPYYYDLNRKCSXNMXKYHASIGFYIRNGSQSCQCDPTGSKSHQCDQYTGYCQCVENIVGARCDRCAPGTYGFSKFGCKRCDCNSIGSLDNFCDATSGQCKCRANTYGRACDLCQPGYFNFPNCQQCDCNGHAIECDDKTGACRECTDFTEGHRCERCIEGYYGDPRLGIDIPCRSCPCPGVVGDPNKSSHADRCELDPESKDVVCECKEGYAGPLCDVCADNYYGDPIKGTCEQCECSENIDITKPGNCDPYSGKCLQCLHNTAGDHCEVCAEGYYGNALEKTCYPCNCSELGTNFTIGNCDRNTGQCPCFKNVMGINCDQCTENHWRIALGTGCDPCECDPIGSLSPQCNPYIGKCECKPGHGGRQCDQCQENHWGIPSVECYECDCDLYGSVSRQCMRENGSCICKPGIGGYKCDMCARGYLGEAPRCYACGECFDNWDRLINDYQIQTEYAIGNASKIKVVGATGAYTRDFDEMTKKLSEVENMLASAKQGQTTVKDLMSNVTSLQNLLAEADKKVKDSNENLNALTSKISLGNVTLEGLRASIDHLKSKTTDLGNNATKLQEANLEGALNLTREAKQRAVKAADDAENVQTVIANTDRQIKNTDRLIEIQYANFNNTQNENDKKLDDIRDQLSKLESQMPKLNEKMCGQESDTCDICGGAGCGKCGGISCDQGAVTKAEQALDFANKTEYRIKEHELTAEDLFKLISQVKQDTVDVRSRAKDLSGKAQHFKTSAERVTNESQELTSELKEFLSNTSNTPADVRTLANEILNLSISIEPKEITELSQRINASVSQLTNIENIIAETKPDLERAKALKLNATTVNKAANLTLEMANKVLDALDEAQAAQDAAENAIAKANNDIEAAKNDLVPIATETEQAQKQANETKEEVEGLRLRLSDLQKDILKIESDAEQVKQEASDVVTRAESAEQSARQLRQDFKHTNMSLAERASQTSNSREKAQFLLKRATKLASDTQSQLKLLANMEVLYNDYNEQLNTLEKEIGELNTQMNYYLSEITKRSDNYRSCTT